The Mucilaginibacter gracilis genomic interval ACCTACCGACGGGTTACGGGCAACGTTATCTGCCCATAAATTACGCATAAAAGTGCTGTTACGGCCACCTATTGTGCTGCCAAATGCATGGTTATAAGTATCTAAACCTTCGGCAAACATGGAGTTTTGAATGGTAATGTTTACGGTAGGCAACTTATCGTGAGCGCCGCTACGATCATAAACGTGGCGATAGAAAGACATCACTTCGTCTAAGCCCCAACTACCCGAAACGTGATCTAATATAATATTCCCTACCGGATTACCGCCAAAGGCATCATCGCGACGGGCAACATCGGTAGCACCTCTGCGGAAACGCATAAAGCGGACAATAATATCATGTGTATCAATCCATACCGATTCGCCGGCTATGCAAACGCCATCGCCTGGTGCGCTTTGCCCCTCAATAGTAATATAAGGCGCACGGATGCTAATGGGCTGACTTAACTTAATGATACCGGCCACGTTAAATACCACAATACGCGCGCCGCCTTGCTCGCATGCGTCCCGCAGCGAACCGGGGCCATAATCGTTAAGGTTTGTTACCACAATAACACGACCGCCACGACCGCCAGCCGTGTATGCCCCGCCACCTTCGGCACCCGGAAATGCAGGAATTTTTGCCTGCGGCAAATCGGATGATTTTGCTGCCCAGGGAACGAAAGGTTTACCCTCTTGTTTCATTATAACCATTGCTTTTTCAAAAGCAGCGTCTGATCGTTTTCTTTCAATACTCGCCAGCGAATCTGACGTGGCCTGCATTGCCGGTGGTACGCGCGGATATTGCGCCCGAGCCGAATTGATAGCACCAATTGAGCTGATGAAAACAATACCGGCAATAATTTTTTTATTCATTTTTAAAGGTTTATATCTGTTTATACAAAAGGTCATATTTACACATGCCGTTGTTTACTTGTACTTGATAAAATTCTATAAGAAAACGATCAGGTTAATAATCTCATTCAAATATGCACCCTAAAATGGTTGATTTTATATAGGATTTTTTCTACAAGGTATACGATATTAGCTTTAGGGCCAAAGTATTGTAATTATTACACTCCGGCTTTATTTTCGGCAATTTCTTCACCGGTTGGTTGGCGGCGCCAATAGTTGGCCAATATGGAGCCAGATATATTCATCCACGGGCTAAACACTGCTGCCGCAAGGCCCACCGTAGCCAATTTACCCATATTACCAGCCAGGCCGGATGCCATGCCGCCGTTTTGCAAACCAACTTCGAAAGCTATGGTACGCGCCGAATTTTTATCGAGTTTAAACAAACGACTAAGCCAGTAACCAAAAAAGTAACCCGCGCCATTATGTATTACCGATGCCAGAAACAGCAATAAACCAACGTGCAATAAGTTATCGTGCCCGGCGGCGGTAGTAACTGTGGTAAAATATACAATACCGAACATTGACAAATAAGGGATATACTCGTCTACCCTACGATAGTTTAAGTAAAGCTGATGATAAACCGCGCCAACAATAAATGCCCCGGTTAAAAAGTTAAATACCTCTGCCGATTGCAGTGCCGGGGCCGATAAATTAAGGCTTAACCATTGCCATGCACCAAATGGTTGTAACGCTAACCAAACAACACACAGGGCGGCAATACTATAAGTGTTGCGTTTGCCTTTGGCCGATGCATGTTTAAGATAATCGTGTACAAAGGCTGCCCCGATGGGTACAATAACTATTTTGATGATCTCCATCATCATGGAAACAAACTTAACCTCAATTAAAGTTCCGGCGAGTAAATGCATTAACAGGGGTGTTAAAAATGGTGCGGCAAGCGTTGCCATTGCAGTAACCGTTACCGATAGCACCAGGTTTGCACGTGCCAGATACACCATTACATTAGAAGCCAAACCACTGGAACACGAACCGATGAGGATGATACCTGCGGCAATTTCGGGCTCAAAATGAAATATCCGTGTGAGCAAAAAGCCCATCAATGGCATTATTGAAAAATGGCAGGCCAAGCCGATAAGCACGCCCTTGCCTGTACTTGCCAGTCCCGAAAAATCGCGGATACTCATTTGGATACCCATCCCAAACATTACCATTTGTACAATAATGAGGATGAGCCATTTGTTGCGCAAATCAACACTTCCCCATTTTAAAAATGCATGAGGATATATCATGGCAGCAACAACAGCCACAATTATCCAGGCTGTGTACTGATAATTTTTAAGGCTGTGAAGTGATGCAATACCTATTGCAAAACACACCGCGAGGCAAACAGCAGCGGCTTGCCATAAAGCGGTGTTTAAATTTATTATACCAAACAACAGCACCAAAAGCGCAAGGCCGCTTATATACAAACAAAACCTTTGCAATAACTTTATCATCATCAATTTAAAATTGAGGCCAAATATTTAATGGCATTTGGCGGACTGGCCACAATAGGTACAATTTTATCTTCTTCTGCCAAAGTATCAACCACGCGCGCCATTGATGCCTGGGCCAGTAAAATCACATCTACCTTTTTTGAAAGATCACGCAATA includes:
- a CDS encoding bile acid:sodium symporter family protein, whose amino-acid sequence is MMIKLLQRFCLYISGLALLVLLFGIINLNTALWQAAAVCLAVCFAIGIASLHSLKNYQYTAWIIVAVVAAMIYPHAFLKWGSVDLRNKWLILIIVQMVMFGMGIQMSIRDFSGLASTGKGVLIGLACHFSIMPLMGFLLTRIFHFEPEIAAGIILIGSCSSGLASNVMVYLARANLVLSVTVTAMATLAAPFLTPLLMHLLAGTLIEVKFVSMMMEIIKIVIVPIGAAFVHDYLKHASAKGKRNTYSIAALCVVWLALQPFGAWQWLSLNLSAPALQSAEVFNFLTGAFIVGAVYHQLYLNYRRVDEYIPYLSMFGIVYFTTVTTAAGHDNLLHVGLLLFLASVIHNGAGYFFGYWLSRLFKLDKNSARTIAFEVGLQNGGMASGLAGNMGKLATVGLAAAVFSPWMNISGSILANYWRRQPTGEEIAENKAGV
- a CDS encoding pectate lyase family protein → MNKKIIAGIVFISSIGAINSARAQYPRVPPAMQATSDSLASIERKRSDAAFEKAMVIMKQEGKPFVPWAAKSSDLPQAKIPAFPGAEGGGAYTAGGRGGRVIVVTNLNDYGPGSLRDACEQGGARIVVFNVAGIIKLSQPISIRAPYITIEGQSAPGDGVCIAGESVWIDTHDIIVRFMRFRRGATDVARRDDAFGGNPVGNIILDHVSGSWGLDEVMSFYRHVYDRSGAHDKLPTVNITIQNSMFAEGLDTYNHAFGSTIGGRNSTFMRNLWADNVARNPSVGMDGDFGFANNVIFNWWNRSIDGGDNKSLFNIINNYFKPGPITPLDKPISYRILKPESGRDKSNKGLFGRAYVNGNIVEGNEKVTKNNWDGGVQIQDMPNAGRYTDSIRVNEAFPMAKITLLTAQEAHDYVLENVGANLPKRDAVDKRIIEEVKTGKISFVPGTDNSNGSKWVKHRLPDDSYKQGIITDISQVGGYPEYKGTPYKDSDKDGIPDEYEIKHGLNPHDAKDATLFPKNGGGYTSIEIYLNSLVPLKTVVPMPSK